In Setaria viridis chromosome 5, Setaria_viridis_v4.0, whole genome shotgun sequence, the genomic stretch CAGGACTGACAAATCCGTTGTTAACCATCTTCATTTCTGCAAAAATTTCATATAGATTGATGAGTTCTACTAAAACTTTTTATTCGCTCAGGAAAAAACAGAAAACTAGATAAATTAAGAAATGCTACTATTAGAGCTTTACATTTACATTTGTAACTGTATATGACAAAGGAGTTTTGAATTTACTGCAGCTCCAAACAATGTTTGCAGCTGGCTACATTGCCAGttcaggcaaaaaaaaaacattgcttCCACATGAAACAAGGGGAATAACACAATACTTTTACAAGAAGACAGAGTGTAACTAAGCAACAAGGATAACTGTGACATACCGACCCATCGTTGTCCAAGTGAAGGAAACCACCATGGCCACGGGCGTTTGTAAACTTGTACAGAGGTCCAAAGGCTGGCGAGAGAATTTGTATGAGTCATATGAACTATAAACTAGAGGCACAGTTTGAGGGGTTTTTTTTATGAAGGTCAGCAGCTTGAAAGGAGCAATTCCTCAACAAAGATAGCGGCATCAAGAAATAAATATTACAATAGATGAAATAATCCGAGTATATAAGGAGCATAATGGCAGAAGAGATGATAGCTCAGAATAACATAACACTACATATTTTTCACGACATAAGTAGTTTcctcaaatgaaaaaaattgagatACATAAGGGTTTGGGTTCAGCAAGCTGAGTCCAGGAAAAAAACACATATGACACATCATACAGAAACGAAAGCATTACTGAATCTTTGTGGGCCTGAAACCATTACTGGACCTACAACTGTAGTTTCCCATTTTTTATAAAAGTAGACATGAATGTAGTCGGCAATAGCTACTGTCTTTAAAAAGGAACTGCAGACATATAAAGAGTTTTGTGCAGAGAGTAAGACTACCTTCATAGCCGCCATACACTGGATCTTCCGACAGTAAAAGGGGTGTGTCCAGATCAACAAAACTGCATCCATAAGTTTCAAGAACAATTTTAGCAGCTCATTCAACATATATAAGGTCTTGAACAAAGTAATATTTCTTTCAATTTGCTGGCTGGAGCAACCTAAGCACAATGTAAAAAATGATTTCATACTTTCACAACAAACACACCTGAAACAACCAAGCCCAGCAGCTAGGTGACCAGCAAAGCCCATAGCGATTCTAGTCTCGACCATACCGCCAATCATCAAAGCGACATTGGCTTTTCTTGCAGCGTCAATTATTTCAAGGGCTCCAAGAACCCCTAATTTTGCTAGCTTGATGTTAATAACATGGGCCAGATTCCCATTTATTATTTTCTGAGCATCAAGCAAACTCCGACAACTTTCATCAGCAGCAACAGCGACTTTGTATTTCTCCATGGCAACAATACTAACATCTCGGAGACCTTCCCAATCATCTCTGTGAACTGGTTGCTCAAAGAGTACAGGAGTCACACCCATTTCTGAAACCAGTGGCAGAAtagaaacaaaataaatcagAAGAACTACTGGGAGAAGATTGGAATATCCAGATGATGAAAAGCTAATAAATTCAATATATTGAGGCAAGATTAGAAGGTGCATATAGTAGCACAGAGTTCGCAGGAGTACAAACCGTTTAGTCTATCAAGAACTTCAATTGCTTGATCAGCTGTGTATCCCTCATTCGCATCCAAGATAAATGAGCAGTCTGGATGGACGAGCCGTATAGCCTTCAGAACTTCTATATCTGAGTTCAAGTTTTTCCCAACCTTGAGCTTCAGTGTTTGAAACCCTTGCCCTCGATATTTTGCAGCCAATTGAGCAGCTTCATTTGGGGCCACGATTGGAATCTAGGTTGGGAAATATAGAATGTCAACTTTGGTGAAGGTATTTATAAACTTTCTGGATAAAGTGCAGAGTATGATGAGATAACCATATACCGTTATGTCTGTGGTCACAGTATCTGATGCCCCTCCAAATAACCTCCACAGAGGGATGCGAATGCTGTTAGCGACCGCATCAATCAGTGCCATCTCCACTCCTGCTCTAGCCTTAATTGGAAAACAGTTACAATCAAATAAACCTGGAATGGTAAATCTTGTATTTGAAGTATAAACAGCAACCGAACACTTGAGTACACGTATGAATATCTTAAACAAACAATAATACATGCCTGTCTTTCCATTTATTCCTCAACGGTCTTTTTTATAAACGGAACATTTCTACATGAGCTAAACAAAATAATCGATTTTTCACACGGAAAGGACCTTTATGCTTATGTAGGGTTTTTGTTTTTGGGATACAAAACTGGTTGGTTTAGTGGCTTGTATTCTGAACGAACTGCTCTAAGCATATAACTaaccaaacattttttttcaggttaaaTGGGTTGTCAAGGACGATCACCAGGCCAGTTACCATCCAGACCAAATATTAGCGGATATAACCAAACTTGGTTTTCGGTTACGCTTCCTCTGAAGGCCTTCTGACATTCATCCCTCTCACATGATGGCAAAATTCATGCCACTCACCTCAGTAAGGATGGCAACAAATTAGATTGTCCTCTGAAAGAAACATGGGTACTGGCTGAAAAGGCTTACTGGCCGCAGAAAATGGTGACTCCGTAATTCAGCGCCTGAAAGGCAATTCCCATCTACATCGAAGCCTATACTTCAATCAAAGTGCAGTGACCCCATCAACATCGGGATCAGCACGTTCGACAATTTAAGATTTCCACGATATAGTAGACCTTTCAACGCGAATTACACGTTCTTTATCTCACGAAGATCAAGCACCTGTCAACCCACACTCTAGCAGAAGGCAAATTTTACTACTCCGTCATTACTCGAACGAGGGAAGGTGCGGATTCCTCACCGATGCGAAGTCGTGTCCGGGGAGGACACCCGCGACGTCCTGCAGCAGCGCGCCGAGCGGCGCCGCGGGCGCGGCCTCGAGCGCGCCGCACGCccgccccgcggcggcgagcgcggccggctGGTCCTCGGCGGTGACGGACGGCAGCACGGGCGCCTCCCCCCACCCGACGGCGCCGCTGCGGAGCTCGACGCGGACGGCGACGTTGGAGACGGCGTCGAGGCGCGAGGACGCGATGGTGAAGGGGGCCGCGAGGGGCACGGCGAGCGGgcgcgcctcggccgccgccacgtCCACGGAGAAGGTCTCCTTGAGCGCGTCGAAGCCGAACGGCTCCGCGGCGGGGGACGCGGGGGCagggcgggacggcgacggggacggcgagACGGCGCGGAGGGGCgtcgcggaggaggccggcTGGCGGGCGGCCGCCACGAGGCTGGGCCGCGGGCTGGCGTTCGCGGCGCCCGGGGTGCCGTGGAGCCTGAGGAGAGGCGAGGACGCGGAGGAGATGGAGGGGTCCATGGCCGCTAGTACTGGAGAGTGGAGAAGCGGAGACCGGAAGCCGGGCCGGCGAAATTCCCGGGGAAGCGGCGAAGGGAGGCGAGGACGGGCGAGCGACTGACTGGAGCGCTCGTTTATAGTACAGGCAGCGGTTGGTGTCCGGCGCTGGACGGAGATATGGGGCCCGCGCTGTCAGCGGGACGGGACGAGACAAAAGCTAGTACTGGtgactggtgagtggtgaccaaGTGGCCAGTGGGCACGGAAATGCTCATGAGCATCTGTACTGCATGCCGGTCAACGGTGGTGGCTCGTGTGGGCGATGCCGTCGAGGAGGCCGAGACGAGGCGGGGAGATGCTGAGATGGGGAGGGCGGATCGCCTCAGCAGAGGAAAAAAGAAGCAGCTTAGTATTACTCATTTACTCTTGGGTGTGGTCTCTATCGACTGATATTTTTTTTAGCATCATGGAGCTTTCATTAATCTGGAGTAGGAGTATAATCACGGGCCGCTAAACCTATAACCCAGTCTGGAATAGCGTCTAGCTAGAAGCATGAACTTTCGGTGGATGACACCACACTCGCACACTTGCGCAGGAGTGCGTCACCGCGTTAGCTTCGCTACCGACTCATACACgtttaaaagaagaaaaactccTACCAAGCTCCATGATACCATGCCAAAGGCCACCTATCGAGGAACGAGAATCATCTATAGACTCCAAAGAAATTTTCAAACTACGGCAGTCCACTTCAAGCACAATATTCTCCTGGCTCAACTCTATAGCGAGCTCCAAGCCTTCTTTCACTGCCATTGCTTCCGCAGTTAGGGCATCGGTATATGATCAAACTAGCGTACCGCCACTACTACCACCCCACCAGAGTGGTCTCTTACTACCACACCACTGCTCCCTGTGTACTTCTCGGTGTCAAAAGTAGCATCGGTGTTCACCTTAACCCAACCCTCAATAGAACTCACTCAAGCCCTTGAACTGGTTCACCATAGAATTGACAAGACAAGCAGGGATAAGAGCGTTACCTCCTTCCAGTGGCATGTTAAGGTTGGGCGTTCTTGCCTCCGGTGATTCAACGTTGGATGTGGGCTTCCTCTTCCGCTTAGAAGGACTGTTCTTGGCCTCCATGATCGGTTCCTTCGCAACACTGCTAcctcctccatcctctcctGTTTTTCCCGAAACAACATTTTTTCCTTTGGGATGAGGAGGGGGAGACTTCTCATCCCCCACGTCATCATGTGAGGTCGAGTTCCTTGACGTCCTACTCCGGGAGACCGACCGCCCACTGCCCCTTGAGTTGAAAGAGGAACCGCTGCCATACAACTCCGACGCCGCCTCTCCAAAACTcgccagcttcttcttcttgtcatcAGGAGCTCTCAGGGCCCCGTCATACGGTAGTTTTCCCTCCACATCCCGCAGCGCCGGCGTTGGGCAATCAAGCTCAGAGTGGCCTATAAGGTCACATGATTTACAGTAGAAAGGTAGATTCTTGTAGTGAATGCCATACCAAACATTGGATTTCTGCATTTCATCCCGCAAGTACAAACCCCTTCATAGCGGCTTGTTGATCTCCATCGCCACCCTAGCTCGGAGAAAAGAGCTGCtagcttttccttttttatttgtgTCAATCTTCTCCACCACACCAATAGACCTGGCTGCTTTTTCACACTTCTTAGCATTCATCCAGCCAAAGGGAAGGTTAAGAACACGAACCCAAATACTCATCCGATCAAAGCATACGTTAGAAGGCCTGAGACTAGCATTATAATTCTACAAAATAACTGCATACTTGCCAATCATCCATGGTGAACCTTCCAGAGCCCGATCTCTCTCCACCCATCCCTCAAAGTCCGTGATGAACAGGTTATCTTTCTTCTCCCCCACCAATCGCACCGCCATCCCCTTAGGGTTCCCCATGCAGGCTTCATGGCACGAAAGATGGTCAAGATGTGGATGGGCTTTGGGGACAACGCTTTCCCAATCACCAACCACTCCGACGGGGTAGTTTCCCTCACCTCGTCATTGCTGTCCACAATGACATCTTTTTCTTCTGTCGTCAGGTGGAGATGCCTGAGGAGATCAGAGACCTCCTCTCAGCTCCCACTCGATGATAATCCAACGGTCATCGTCTCCTCCTAACGGAGTAGCAACAGGGAGAAACAAACATCCAAACTCGCGTTCGGAAGGCAAAATCCAACCCTAGGGACCTCGGCCGACCCTAGGTGGAAAACTGATTGCCGGCAGAAAAGCTTGCTGCGAAAGAGGACAGGGCTGAGTAGGAACTCGAGATCAACCTGTAGGTCCCAACTAAAAACCTAGCGGCGCGCTACCCTAGCAGGAGCTAGGGAATCTGTGGACACCAGCACAGACACAAAGCTAACCGATGGTTTACAGGTGGTCGGCGGCAACTGGAGTGTTCCTGATGATGGCGTGGACGCCGTGGTCAGGGAGACCCACGGCGGTGTGGATCCAATCTCGCCGACGGTGGCCAGATCAGATCGAGGTTGGGATCACCTTCGAGATCGCTAGGACTCTCAGTCCATGGATGTATTGGGATTTGGATTATTGGTGCATTCACTgctagaaaactgagcattggtcctaatCCTTAGTACctgttggtttttgacccggtactaatgtaagcattcacattagtaccgagtctAATGCctagttccccaggagcccccatgaccccctttagtaccagttaggggctccaatcggtactaaaggtcacccattagtaccgggtggaaatgtgcctgagggcctttagtaccgagtggagtCTCTACTCGGTACTAACCCTCATTCCCACCCACCCCAGCGCGCCTCCTTATCTGCTCCCCCCCTCCCTCACGCGCCATCCCTCCTTATCCTCTCATGTcgtcccctctccctctcctaccaccgcctcctccccctgcCTCTcccacccctccccctccctctcccgagCCCTCCCCCTCTActacccctccccttccccctctgctcacccctcactggcagtgaggagcggcagcggggtgaGGTGCAAGACAGTGCGTGGGCGCGTGGGGGAGCGACGTccagccggaggcggcggggcgcagGGGGCGGCTGCGGGCCGAACACGGCGACGCCCAGGGCACAAGTATtgtctctccctccctctccctcccccctccctcacCTTCTCTCGCACCTCCCCTACCCTCCCTTTCCTCCTACCGCGCccaggctccggcggcggccggatctGGCAAGgcagcgtggtggcggcggcagctgggTGCGGCCGGCTGGATCCGACGGGGCTACCGAtgtcggcggcagcggcgtggcaaGGCAGCCGGGCACGGCCGACGGGATGCGTGGCCGGACGTCCTGCcggatttcttcttctttttattttttaatacctctTTAGTACTGattatttgatccggtactaaagatcGCAGTACGGGTTGTACAAGTTACCAAAGGCGCTTTCCCCGGCCGTGATTGTATAGCTGTCTCTATCAACTGATTAGTTTTAGCTGCGATGGATTTGGGTCACTTTGGATGCCGCCCGACAGGATGCACTGCTCGTCAATAGCTAGGGCCGGCACTGCACAGCGATCCGCCCCTTGGAAACACGCATGGGGCGCGCCTACCCGAAGCCAGAAGAGAATATAATTCACCCATGGGGGCAACAGGCAACTAACCCCGCATGATTAAGATCGCAAGGCACCATCTCATTTCCTTTCATCGGATTTCATCTGCAGTGCGGCGACAACTACTCCTCCTACATCTTTTGTGAGCTCTGAATGCATGAATTGCATGCATTGCAATTCCACGGACGAGGACACTAGTTGATTATACTTATTAATATAATTTGTGGCCGGAATTAGGTTGCGTAGCCTTGTCTCGGCTGCGCATTGTCTAGCCGAATTGACAGGCTCGAGCTAAGCACTGGCTGCTGATTGGGCATCTGAAGATTAGGAGCTGGGAGATGCGGATATTTGAAGCGGTTTAGCCTGCCACCACTCACCAGCCGTCATCCATGTGGTCAGCACTTGCCATCACTAATTCACCATGCCGATCTCACCTTGTCGTTTGCGTGGTTTTCTAACCAGCAAAGCTTTGTGTCGCCATCATGGTGATTAAAACATAATTAGATCAACAGGCCAATTGTACTAAACTACTGCTAATGGCATATTACCTTTCAGGAAAAAAGATCTAATGGCGTATTAGCCTGGCCCACAACTCACAAACTTGGGTGATCGTTCTCGATCTCATCTCTTTCAAGCTTGTGGCTCTGCGTGAAAGAGACAGAGAAAAGAATACTCGCATATATTATTAGCACATTGGACAAAGGGGCCGTGCAATGGGATGcagacttgcagttgcagcaccTTTTGTTGCCTGCGATCGATTCGCAGATCTGGAAACTGGACACTTTTGTTCGCTGTTTATGATTAGAGCACCATCCTTTATTTTTAAACAAACTTAGAAAACGTTCCGGATTACAGACGGATCACGGTTTCTTTTTCAGTCGATCTGAAAAGGGGTCGAAAGTGTGATGCACTCGGACGCTGGGTGCCATTCTTGCAGGCACGGTgaatttaacaaaaaaaattattttctgACATATCACTGAATCTTCTCAAACTTTTATTTCTCCTCAACCTTTTCTTTCTCGAATACGCAAGAGAACTGCGCATCGTTATATTAAATAGGTAGAAGACAATTTACACGACGCTTGTTTGAGGAGCTGTTTAGTTTTTTCCGGCACGGTTTACACGGATGTTGTGATTACATGAAACATACAACCTAAAGAAAAATCTACCCGAGCCTATGAACTTACCTGCAATACTATTCAAGCAGCCTGAATTGCGCGcaaccacaagtccacaaccaTGATCCGCCCTTTCGAACTTGTTTTGCTCAAAGAGCACTTACTGAAGTTGATTCGTTCCTTCTTCCGGCGCTCCCTTTCCTGTACTTGTTTAAGATGTTTATTGTGTGGAATCTTTCTCACATGTACAAACTAGATTTGAAggaatcattttttttttccccttcacagAGGAATCGAGTTTTTGAATTGGTCATATTATAAACAACCTCCAGATAGTACGTACCTAAGTGAAAGATGTAACTTTCAAGCTTTGCATGGTAGATTAGCTCCTAAAATTACTTAATAACTCTCCAGCAAAGAAAGGAGAAGACTTGCGTTATATATCCTACCTGCAGAAAAGAGACATCTTTCAGCGCAAGTAAGGCATGCTTCATCCTGCATGAAACGAAAAACTGAATAAACGTCTAAGCTGCCGAGGCTGAATCTGGGATCACAAGAATTGGATCAGATCCCAGTTCCAAACGACCACTAGCACAACAAAGTATCTTAAAGAAAAGGCCATGAGGCAAAGCTATGCTTTGCTTTCCCAGGCACCGGACGCCGTGTAGATCACCCAAGCCGGAGCTCTATGCTGGCTATAAGAACTTGGCGTCCTGAGTTGCATTGGTGATCACACAAAATCAACCAGAATGGCAACGACAATGCATGGACACAGCGCGCCCAGGCTCTTCGGCAGGGAGAGAACGCTCCACGCGGCCCTGGGTGGTCGCAGAGGTGCCGAACTGCCGAGACGCATCACCTGCTGAACTGTGAAACTCTGAACCTGTTGTTCCAACCTATTGGATTGTTGGTTGCAGCGGCGGACATCATCCTCTGGAGGGACAAGAAGGAGTCGGCGGCCATCCttgccgccgcgacggcggcgtggggaCTGTTCGAGGTGGCGGAGTTCCATTTCCTGACGCTGGTCTGCTACGCGGCCATGATCGGCATGCTCGTCTTCTTCATATGGACCAACGCGTCCTCGTTCTTCAACCTGTAAGCCCTCCCAAAAAGTCTCTTTCTTCATAGCCCAATTGCTGCCATGCATGTCCATTGAAGCCCATGAAATGTAAGGCCCGTAGAAAAGGCCTACTGTATTTCATACAGGCCTATTGATACAGGCCTTTGGTCAGAAATCTCAAACGGGCCCGTGGAATTCTTTGCCGATTCCAAACCCAAGaaagaaatgaaggaaaatattTTTGAACATTGCGATTCTTTTAAAAGAAGAACATTGCGATTCTATTACCTGCAGGCCGGTTCCTCGAATCCCTGAGACTCTCCTGTCGGAGAGAGCGACCAGGCAAGCGATCCAAGACGGGCACAGAAGGCTATCCAGGCTGGTC encodes the following:
- the LOC140222987 gene encoding reticulon-like protein B9, whose amino-acid sequence is MATTMHGHSAPRLFGRERTLHAALGGRRAADIILWRDKKESAAILAAATAAWGLFEVAEFHFLTLVCYAAMIGMLVFFIWTNASSFFNLPVPRIPETLLSERATRQAIQDGHRRLSRLVETLYYIACGKDIKMFILTVFSLYIASVIADCFSSLTLLYLVVLGTMTLPALYERYHDEVDHLVARGVHDLRTHFADMDSGVLRKIPRGAGAAAK
- the LOC117858362 gene encoding L-Ala-D/L-amino acid epimerase encodes the protein MDPSISSASSPLLRLHGTPGAANASPRPSLVAAARQPASSATPLRAVSPSPSPSRPAPASPAAEPFGFDALKETFSVDVAAAEARPLAVPLAAPFTIASSRLDAVSNVAVRVELRSGAVGWGEAPVLPSVTAEDQPAALAAAGRACGALEAAPAAPLGALLQDVAGVLPGHDFASARAGVEMALIDAVANSIRIPLWRLFGGASDTVTTDITIPIVAPNEAAQLAAKYRGQGFQTLKLKVGKNLNSDIEVLKAIRLVHPDCSFILDANEGYTADQAIEVLDRLNEMGVTPVLFEQPVHRDDWEGLRDVSIVAMEKYKVAVAADESCRSLLDAQKIINGNLAHVINIKLAKLGVLGALEIIDAARKANVALMIGGMVETRIAMGFAGHLAAGLGCFSFVDLDTPLLLSEDPVYGGYEAFGPLYKFTNARGHGGFLHLDNDGSK